Proteins found in one Colletes latitarsis isolate SP2378_abdomen chromosome 8, iyColLati1, whole genome shotgun sequence genomic segment:
- the Ints10 gene encoding integrator complex subunit 10 isoform X3: MFQHIPQELQHRLLVMTADHSEDTMEHCKLLLLLLRRFPQTIATHGPRLVETLLTAEKHSHPGRAVNGFRRLLACDALPLLGTAPVELNPRLSLRLLCKAVEFYLAYIQQPQDNQIQHPWDRLFQVVELIGKKLGWELSSLFSLVWNRDVYCERLHQYAIVHAANLCEEVVVRQLLMCTVVVLLRILNEHCALINNAESMYCLVEAFGECVHSSAEPKLKKRKRDDNGGIAVTSDGDYSGSGLALAVKLWDLLHSNDYLQREIGKLNQQLRLDTWLNSFLTDLAMYKGLHHEVLARLSQEAGSLSAHLRLASTCFFLKDYKVYYVFLCYILFLYSFSKNISKYVILFKGMLEYIVLVVSALPSAGGKVSHNLTVPCARHLHYLTIARFPVVQYCCRLLLSAIKENFSLPGGVGDLAIGHALVLMQIDWPQEASTLSTITERIINRGSFTYPLFQAYIICVDILEELTYLWTEHGGGVSLDIATASGVLQIRRITTRGADKGVREEVKQAMRRQAARDGIDSLDELLQKFIINEKAVILHSLIIQ, encoded by the exons ATGTTCCAACATATACCGCAAGAACTACAGCATAGATTACTTGTTATGACTGCTGATCACAGCGAAGATACAATGGAGCATTGTAAATTATTACTTCTACTGTTACGTAGATTTCCTCAGACCATTGCCACTCATGGA CCACGTTTAGTAGAAACTCTTCTCACTGCAGAAAAACACAGTCATCCTGGACGTGCTGTGAATGGATTTAGAAGATTATTAGCTTGCGATGCATTGCCACTTCTAGGCACTGCACCGGTAGAACTGAATCCACGACTTAGTCTAAGATTGCTGTGTAAGGCAGTAGAATTTTATTTGGCATATATACAGCAGCCACAagacaatcaaattcaacatccATGGGATAGATTATTTCAAGTTGTAGAATTAATTGGGAAAAAGTTAGGGTGGGAATTGAGTAGTTTGTTTTCCTTGGTATGGAACAGAGATGTCTACTGTGAAAGGCTACATCAATACGCGATCGTGCATGCTGCAAATTTATGCGAAGAAGTAGTAGTTAGACAATTATTAATGTGTACTGTTGTGGTATTACTACGAATATTAAACGAACACTGCGCACTTATTAATAACGCCGAAAGTATGTACTGTTTGGTAGAAGCATTCGGAGAATGTGTACATTCGTCCGCAG AACCAAAATTGAAAAAGCGCAAAAGAGACGATAATGGAGGAATTGCGGTAACAAGCGACGGTGACTACAGTGGTAGTGGTCTGGCATTAGCCGTGAAATTGTGGGACCTGTTACACAGTAATGATTATTTGCAGAGGGAAATAGGGAAACTAAATCAGCAGCTTCGATTAGACACTTGGTTAAACTCATTTTTAACAGATTTAGCTATGTATAAAGGGTTACATCATGAAGTACTAGCAAGATTGTCGCAGGAAGCAGGTAGTTTATCTGCTCATCTTCGTTTAGCAAGTACATGTTTTTTCTTAAAAGATTATAAGGTATACTATGTATTTCTATGTTATATTCtatttttatattcattttCCAAGAATATTTCTAAGTACGTGATATTATTTAAGGGTATGTTAGAGTACATAGTCTTAGTAGTTAGCGCACTACCCTCAGCGGGTGGCAAAGTATCGCATAATTTGACAGTTCCTTGTGCAAGACATTTACACTATTTGACAATTGCTCGGTTTCCTGTGGTACAATATTGTTGCAGATTACTTCTTTCAGCTATAAAG GAGAACTTTTCTTTGCCTGGTGGTGTTGGAGACTTGGCCATAGGTCATGCATTGGTGTTAATGCAAATTGACTGGCCGCAAGAAGCTAGTACTTTGTCCACGATCACGGAAAGAATTATCAATCGTGGATCTTTCACTTATCCGTTGTTTCAAGCTTACATTATATGCgtggatattctagaggaattGACGTATTTGTGGACGGAACATGGCGGcggagtatccttggatatagcCACTGCGTCGGGAGTTTTACAAA TTCGACGTATTACTACTCGCGGAGCTGATAAAGGAGTGCGAGAAGAAGTGAAACAAGCGATGCGTCGGCAAGCAGCTCGAGATGGAATAGATTCCTTGGACGAATTATTGCAAAAGTTTATTATCAATGAAAAAGCCGTTATTTTACACAGTTTGatcatccaataa
- the Sec31 gene encoding COPII coat complex component secretory 31 gives MKVKELLKTVNVAWSPPAQHPILLAAGTAAQQLDASFNTSASLDIYSLNLQQPGLDLELKTTIASDHRFHKIIWGSYGNNPAGVIVGGCDYGTIKIYSVAKLLANDGSCLISSPDRHTGPVRALDFNPFQANLLATGATESEIYIWDIVNTTTPMTPGSKSQPLEDVQYIAWNKQVQHILASTFSQRCVIWDLRKNEPIIKLTDANSKVRWKVVQWHPDVATQLCLASEDDQAPIIELWDLRFATSPLKMFQNHQRGVLSIAWNPCDPDLLLSCAKDNRILCWNPNSNAPNGEVICELAQTNQWNFDVSWCPRHPGLVVGTSFDGHAAIYSLLGGQQQMSVETSNKIVDSFPGMDPFTQPPSVMQSEPTVVLTKAPKWLKRPFGASFGFGGKLTIFENEPLDTNLPANSNRKVIISQVITQPDLIQRSKELEQVLKTEQYSDYCKGKADKTTDIHRKKIWNCMGVYFGENLTKEILELLGYNVETMNNKLNQLVPQEDINNITEGVGNLNNVLNGNVIDGSAAFDAIAQEQIKKTSAITSINNNFQINVSDDEDGLITQAILLGNIEAAVSLCFVNKRYADAVILSMAAGPDLLARTQYRYFSEHSGALNTLINSLVSENWAEVVMNTDINCWKEVLIGIFTHSNPQERSTLCDMLGDRLALSDNPIHKEQAQICYICSGNLNKMVESSNVDIQEIVELVMIMQKALEVQGIRQTRIEGKIANVLSRYAEMLASEGDLDAALNYLGNSEDEKIVMLRDRLCRALGYIEEPKSVANAPAMQNYYDQSRRPLQTLQNPLLIPREQARPFIDSNVAPTKQSFVPPINQFNTQQPQQPFGLSPLQPHVQPAMQYDQYQTSHCYTSPPVSQPPPPPPPTTGSSGIGSRPSSVGPQTRSKYLIDPSVKSTATYSQPGFPQQTLIYNNQQISSPTGYSSSHTYQSQVPQPVNTYPGQNFTSNLKELESFKPVQPNVLPPLQNSPQNQMYDPIRTQPVSQTQVYGNENVYKPSSQSAGWNDPPVAKARIQPKQEYQPQNPILHPLRGAVPQPEPNVLPQEKLYVDTQAPYNPQQYNQNISYIGTQFTKPVEPLQPTVFARAAEPEKPKAPIPEQHMHLKTVFDELKDQCYENAKNPQIKRKVEDVSKKLEVLYDCLRENKLSQNTLQGLHQISQLIQSGNYTGGLDLHTQLVSGPDFSQISSFMPGIKVLLLSALQLNVYIR, from the exons AGATTTGGAATTGAAAACCACTATTGCAAGCGACCATAG atttcataaaataatatgggGTTCATATGGTAATAATCCAGCTGGTGTAATTGTTGGAGGTTGTGATTATGgcacaattaaaatttattctgtGGCCAAACTGTTGGCTAATGATGGTAGTTGTTTGATAAGTAGTCCAGACAGACATACAGGCCCCGTCAGAGCATTGGACTTTAATCCTTTTCAAGCTAATTTATTAGCAACAGGAGCAACAGAAAGTGAAATTTATATATGGGACATTGTTAATACAACTACTCCAATGACTCCTGGATCTAAGAGTCAACCATTGGAAGATGTACAATATATTGCATGGAATAAGCAAG TACAACACATTCTTGCTTCCACGTTTTCACAACGCTGCGTCATATGGGATCTAAGAAAAAACGAGCCTATAATCAAGCTAACGGATGCAAATTCAAAA GTTCGGTGGAAAGTGGTTCAGTGGCATCCAGATGTTGCAACACAGTTGTGCTTAGCATCGGAAGATGATCAAGCACCTATAATTGAATTATGGGATTTGAGGTTTGCAACATCACcgttaaaaatgtttcaaaaccATCAGCGTGGAGTTTTATCGATTGCTTGGAATCCGTGCGATCCAGATCTACTCTTAAGCTGTGCTAAAGATAACAGAATATTATGTTGGAATCCTAATTCTAATGCACCA AACGGTGAAGTCATTTGTGAGTTAGCGCAAACGAATCAATGGAATTTTGACGTTTCGTGGTGTCCGAGGCATCCAGGATTAGTCGTAGGGACTAGTTTCGATGGACATGCTGCAATTTATTCATTATTGGGTGGACAACAACAAATGTCTGTAGAaacatcaaacaaaattgtAGACTCCTTTCCTGGAATGGATCCCTTCACTCAACCACCTTCTGTAATGCAATCAGAACCAACAGTTGTATTGACTAAAGCTCCTAAATGGTTAAAAAGACCATTTGGAGCTTCTTTCGGT tTTGGTGGTAAATTGACAATATTTGAAAACGAACCTCTAGATACAAATCTACCTGCAAATTCAAATAGAAAAGTTATTATATCTCAAGTAAtcacgcaaccagatttaattcaaCGTTCTAAGGAATTAGAACAAGTTCTTAAAACTGAACAATATAGTGATTACTGTAAAGGAAAGGCTGACAAAACAACTGACATACATAGAAAGAAGATATGGAATTGTATGGGTGTATATTTCGGTGAAAATTTAACAAAGGAAATATTAGAATTATTAGGGTACAATGTAGAAACAATGAATAACAAATTGAATCAATTAGTTCCTCAAGAAGATATTAACAACATTACAGAAGGTGTTGGTAATTTGAATAAC GTACTGAATGGGAACGTTATAGATGGAAGTGCGGCATTTGATGCTATTGCACAAGAACAAATCAAAAAGACATCCGCCATTAcgtcaataaataataattttcaaataaatgtgTCCGATG ATGAGGATGGGCTTATTACTCAAGCTATCCTCTTAGGAAACATCGAAGCTGCTGTATCTTTATGCTTTGTCAATAAAAGGTACGCAGATGCGGTAATTCTTTCAATGGCTGCTGGACCTGACTTACTAGCACGTACCCAGTACAGATACTTTTCGGAACACTCTGGAGCTCTCAATACTCTTATCAATTCATTAGTTAGTGAAAACTGGGCTGAAGTTGTTATGAATACTGATATAAATTGCTGGAAAGAAGTATTAATTGGAATATTTACGCATTCTAATCCACAGGAGCGATCTACTTTGTGCG ATATGCTTGGAGATCGTCTAGCGTTATCTGATAATCCAATTCATAAGGAACAAGCTCAAATTTGTTACATTTGTTCTGGTAATTTGAACAAAATGGTTGAATCCTCTAACGTTGATATTCAAGAAATAGTCGAATTGGTAATGATAATGCAGAAAGCTTTGGAAGTGCAAGGCATTAGACAAACACGGATCGAAGGAAAAATTGCTAACGTTTTATCTCGGTATGCAGAAATGTTAGCATCAGAGGGAGACCTTGATGCTGCATTGAATTATCTCGGGAATAGTGAAGACGAAAAGATTGTGATGTTGAGGGATCGCTTGTGCAGAGCCTTAGGTTATATTGAAGAACCAAAAAGCGTGGCAAACGCGCCAGCAATGCAAAATTATTACGATCAATCAAGAAGACCTTTACAAACTCTACAAAATCCGTTACTTATTCCAAGAGAACAAGCGAGACCTTTCATCGATTCAAATGTTGCTCCTACGAAACAATCCTTTGTACCGCCtataaatcaatttaatacCCAACAACCACAACAACCTTTTGGATTATCCCCTCTTCAACCACACGTACAACCTGCTATGCAATACGATCAGTATCAAACGTCCCATTGTTACACTTCACCGCCCGTTTCTCAACCACCTCCTCCACCGCCTCCTACAACTGGATCAAGTGGGATCGGATCACGACCATCTAGCGTTGGGCCACAAACAAGATCGAAATACCTAATAGATCCATCTGTAAAATCTACTGCAACATATAGTCAGCCTGGATTTCCTCAACAAACATTGATATATAATAATCAACAAATTTCTTCACCGACAGGCTACTCATCCTCACATACGTATCAATCACAGGTTCCTCAACCTGTAAACACATATCCTGGACAGAATTTCACAAGCAACTTGAAAGAATTGGAATCATTTAAACCAGTTCAACCTAATGTATTACCGCCATTACAGAATTCACCGCAAAATCAGATGTATGATCCAATTAGAACACAACCTGTTTCACAAACTCAAGTTTACGGAAACGAGAACGTCTATAAACCATCATCACAATCTGCAGGATGGAATGACCCACCCGTCGCGAAGGCTAGAATACAA ccGAAACAGGAGTACCAGCCACAAAATCCAATTTTGCATCCACTGAGAGGTGCTGTACCACAGCCCGAACCGAAT GTTCTACCTCAAGAAAAATTGTATGTCGATACACAGGCACCTTACAATCCACAACAGTATAATCAGAACATTTCGTATATTGGCACACAGTTTACTAAACCAGTAGAGCCTTTGCAACCAACGGTATTTGCACGAGCAGCGGAACCTGAGAAACCGAAAGCACCAATACCAGAACAACACATGCATTTAAAAACAGTATTTGACGAATTAAAGGACCAATGTTACGAAAATGCTAAAAATCCA CAAATCAAAAGGAAAGTAGAAGATGTGTCCAAGAAACTCGAAGTTTTATACGATTGCCTTAGAGAAAATAAA TTGTCGCAAAACACTTTGCAAGGATTGCATCAAATATCACAGTTGATACAAAGTGGAAATTATACCGGAGGCTTAGATCTTCATACCCAATTAGTGTCAGGCCCAGATTTTAGTCAAATATCTtcttttatgcctgggattaaaGTATTATTGCTGAGTGCCCTTCAATTGAATGTCTACATTAGATAG
- the Ints10 gene encoding integrator complex subunit 10 isoform X1, whose protein sequence is MLEKTSATDNNQLSKEDYLVMRAKDALPMDIYAAKSWLITAKSLFPHSAKVQFEAYQIEKLSKNVKEAAKCFSEIFQNFPDDRDIWKEIETVTACLRLEQCDPEAEFLCQMFQHIPQELQHRLLVMTADHSEDTMEHCKLLLLLLRRFPQTIATHGPRLVETLLTAEKHSHPGRAVNGFRRLLACDALPLLGTAPVELNPRLSLRLLCKAVEFYLAYIQQPQDNQIQHPWDRLFQVVELIGKKLGWELSSLFSLVWNRDVYCERLHQYAIVHAANLCEEVVVRQLLMCTVVVLLRILNEHCALINNAESMYCLVEAFGECVHSSAEPKLKKRKRDDNGGIAVTSDGDYSGSGLALAVKLWDLLHSNDYLQREIGKLNQQLRLDTWLNSFLTDLAMYKGLHHEVLARLSQEAGSLSAHLRLASTCFFLKDYKVYYVFLCYILFLYSFSKNISKYVILFKGMLEYIVLVVSALPSAGGKVSHNLTVPCARHLHYLTIARFPVVQYCCRLLLSAIKENFSLPGGVGDLAIGHALVLMQIDWPQEASTLSTITERIINRGSFTYPLFQAYIICVDILEELTYLWTEHGGGVSLDIATASGVLQIRRITTRGADKGVREEVKQAMRRQAARDGIDSLDELLQKFIINEKAVILHSLIIQ, encoded by the exons atgttagaaaaaacgtCTGCCACGGATAATAATCAATTATCCAAAGAAGATTACTTAGTTATGCGTGCGAAAGACGCACTGCCAATGGATATTTATGCTGCCAAATCATGGTTAATTACAGCAAAATCGTTGTTTCCTCATAGCGCAAAAGTTCAG TTTGAAGCATATCAAATCGAAAAGCTTTCAAAAAATGTGAAGGAAGCGGCAAAATGTTTTAGCGAAAT ATTTCAGAATTTTCCAGATGATCGAGATATATGGAAAGAAATAGAAACCGTTACTGCATGTCTTCGTTTAGAACAATGTGATCCCGAAGCAGAATTTTTATGTCAAATGTTCCAACATATACCGCAAGAACTACAGCATAGATTACTTGTTATGACTGCTGATCACAGCGAAGATACAATGGAGCATTGTAAATTATTACTTCTACTGTTACGTAGATTTCCTCAGACCATTGCCACTCATGGA CCACGTTTAGTAGAAACTCTTCTCACTGCAGAAAAACACAGTCATCCTGGACGTGCTGTGAATGGATTTAGAAGATTATTAGCTTGCGATGCATTGCCACTTCTAGGCACTGCACCGGTAGAACTGAATCCACGACTTAGTCTAAGATTGCTGTGTAAGGCAGTAGAATTTTATTTGGCATATATACAGCAGCCACAagacaatcaaattcaacatccATGGGATAGATTATTTCAAGTTGTAGAATTAATTGGGAAAAAGTTAGGGTGGGAATTGAGTAGTTTGTTTTCCTTGGTATGGAACAGAGATGTCTACTGTGAAAGGCTACATCAATACGCGATCGTGCATGCTGCAAATTTATGCGAAGAAGTAGTAGTTAGACAATTATTAATGTGTACTGTTGTGGTATTACTACGAATATTAAACGAACACTGCGCACTTATTAATAACGCCGAAAGTATGTACTGTTTGGTAGAAGCATTCGGAGAATGTGTACATTCGTCCGCAG AACCAAAATTGAAAAAGCGCAAAAGAGACGATAATGGAGGAATTGCGGTAACAAGCGACGGTGACTACAGTGGTAGTGGTCTGGCATTAGCCGTGAAATTGTGGGACCTGTTACACAGTAATGATTATTTGCAGAGGGAAATAGGGAAACTAAATCAGCAGCTTCGATTAGACACTTGGTTAAACTCATTTTTAACAGATTTAGCTATGTATAAAGGGTTACATCATGAAGTACTAGCAAGATTGTCGCAGGAAGCAGGTAGTTTATCTGCTCATCTTCGTTTAGCAAGTACATGTTTTTTCTTAAAAGATTATAAGGTATACTATGTATTTCTATGTTATATTCtatttttatattcattttCCAAGAATATTTCTAAGTACGTGATATTATTTAAGGGTATGTTAGAGTACATAGTCTTAGTAGTTAGCGCACTACCCTCAGCGGGTGGCAAAGTATCGCATAATTTGACAGTTCCTTGTGCAAGACATTTACACTATTTGACAATTGCTCGGTTTCCTGTGGTACAATATTGTTGCAGATTACTTCTTTCAGCTATAAAG GAGAACTTTTCTTTGCCTGGTGGTGTTGGAGACTTGGCCATAGGTCATGCATTGGTGTTAATGCAAATTGACTGGCCGCAAGAAGCTAGTACTTTGTCCACGATCACGGAAAGAATTATCAATCGTGGATCTTTCACTTATCCGTTGTTTCAAGCTTACATTATATGCgtggatattctagaggaattGACGTATTTGTGGACGGAACATGGCGGcggagtatccttggatatagcCACTGCGTCGGGAGTTTTACAAA TTCGACGTATTACTACTCGCGGAGCTGATAAAGGAGTGCGAGAAGAAGTGAAACAAGCGATGCGTCGGCAAGCAGCTCGAGATGGAATAGATTCCTTGGACGAATTATTGCAAAAGTTTATTATCAATGAAAAAGCCGTTATTTTACACAGTTTGatcatccaataa
- the Ints10 gene encoding integrator complex subunit 10 isoform X2, translating into MLEKTSATDNNQLSKEDYLVMRAKDALPMDIYAAKSWLITAKSLFPHSAKVQFEAYQIEKLSKNVKEAAKCFSEIFQNFPDDRDIWKEIETVTACLRLEQCDPEAEFLCQMFQHIPQELQHRLLVMTADHSEDTMEHCKLLLLLLRRFPQTIATHGPRLVETLLTAEKHSHPGRAVNGFRRLLACDALPLLGTAPVELNPRLSLRLLCKAVEFYLAYIQQPQDNQIQHPWDRLFQVVELIGKKLGWELSSLFSLVWNRDVYCERLHQYAIVHAANLCEEVVVRQLLMCTVVVLLRILNEHCALINNAESMYCLVEAFGECVHSSAEPKLKKRKRDDNGGIAVTSDGDYSGSGLALAVKLWDLLHSNDYLQREIGKLNQQLRLDTWLNSFLTDLAMYKGLHHEVLARLSQEAGSLSAHLRLASTCFFLKDYKGMLEYIVLVVSALPSAGGKVSHNLTVPCARHLHYLTIARFPVVQYCCRLLLSAIKENFSLPGGVGDLAIGHALVLMQIDWPQEASTLSTITERIINRGSFTYPLFQAYIICVDILEELTYLWTEHGGGVSLDIATASGVLQIRRITTRGADKGVREEVKQAMRRQAARDGIDSLDELLQKFIINEKAVILHSLIIQ; encoded by the exons atgttagaaaaaacgtCTGCCACGGATAATAATCAATTATCCAAAGAAGATTACTTAGTTATGCGTGCGAAAGACGCACTGCCAATGGATATTTATGCTGCCAAATCATGGTTAATTACAGCAAAATCGTTGTTTCCTCATAGCGCAAAAGTTCAG TTTGAAGCATATCAAATCGAAAAGCTTTCAAAAAATGTGAAGGAAGCGGCAAAATGTTTTAGCGAAAT ATTTCAGAATTTTCCAGATGATCGAGATATATGGAAAGAAATAGAAACCGTTACTGCATGTCTTCGTTTAGAACAATGTGATCCCGAAGCAGAATTTTTATGTCAAATGTTCCAACATATACCGCAAGAACTACAGCATAGATTACTTGTTATGACTGCTGATCACAGCGAAGATACAATGGAGCATTGTAAATTATTACTTCTACTGTTACGTAGATTTCCTCAGACCATTGCCACTCATGGA CCACGTTTAGTAGAAACTCTTCTCACTGCAGAAAAACACAGTCATCCTGGACGTGCTGTGAATGGATTTAGAAGATTATTAGCTTGCGATGCATTGCCACTTCTAGGCACTGCACCGGTAGAACTGAATCCACGACTTAGTCTAAGATTGCTGTGTAAGGCAGTAGAATTTTATTTGGCATATATACAGCAGCCACAagacaatcaaattcaacatccATGGGATAGATTATTTCAAGTTGTAGAATTAATTGGGAAAAAGTTAGGGTGGGAATTGAGTAGTTTGTTTTCCTTGGTATGGAACAGAGATGTCTACTGTGAAAGGCTACATCAATACGCGATCGTGCATGCTGCAAATTTATGCGAAGAAGTAGTAGTTAGACAATTATTAATGTGTACTGTTGTGGTATTACTACGAATATTAAACGAACACTGCGCACTTATTAATAACGCCGAAAGTATGTACTGTTTGGTAGAAGCATTCGGAGAATGTGTACATTCGTCCGCAG AACCAAAATTGAAAAAGCGCAAAAGAGACGATAATGGAGGAATTGCGGTAACAAGCGACGGTGACTACAGTGGTAGTGGTCTGGCATTAGCCGTGAAATTGTGGGACCTGTTACACAGTAATGATTATTTGCAGAGGGAAATAGGGAAACTAAATCAGCAGCTTCGATTAGACACTTGGTTAAACTCATTTTTAACAGATTTAGCTATGTATAAAGGGTTACATCATGAAGTACTAGCAAGATTGTCGCAGGAAGCAGGTAGTTTATCTGCTCATCTTCGTTTAGCAAGTACATGTTTTTTCTTAAAAGATTATAAG GGTATGTTAGAGTACATAGTCTTAGTAGTTAGCGCACTACCCTCAGCGGGTGGCAAAGTATCGCATAATTTGACAGTTCCTTGTGCAAGACATTTACACTATTTGACAATTGCTCGGTTTCCTGTGGTACAATATTGTTGCAGATTACTTCTTTCAGCTATAAAG GAGAACTTTTCTTTGCCTGGTGGTGTTGGAGACTTGGCCATAGGTCATGCATTGGTGTTAATGCAAATTGACTGGCCGCAAGAAGCTAGTACTTTGTCCACGATCACGGAAAGAATTATCAATCGTGGATCTTTCACTTATCCGTTGTTTCAAGCTTACATTATATGCgtggatattctagaggaattGACGTATTTGTGGACGGAACATGGCGGcggagtatccttggatatagcCACTGCGTCGGGAGTTTTACAAA TTCGACGTATTACTACTCGCGGAGCTGATAAAGGAGTGCGAGAAGAAGTGAAACAAGCGATGCGTCGGCAAGCAGCTCGAGATGGAATAGATTCCTTGGACGAATTATTGCAAAAGTTTATTATCAATGAAAAAGCCGTTATTTTACACAGTTTGatcatccaataa